Proteins encoded together in one Salarias fasciatus chromosome 17, fSalaFa1.1, whole genome shotgun sequence window:
- the LOC115404261 gene encoding amphoterin-induced protein 2-like, which yields MRPVASELSGRTGVGGSCCRPAALLLLCLGFLPWVAGCPSECLCASDIVSCSGRNLSALPFDLPSYATRLDLSHNTLTALQTDWLSQPFGRLATLVLGKNRISRVEANAFASAPRLLHLDLASNRLTVLNSSVFAGLKELKELLLFGNQIVEINPESFRDLHSLQRLYLSSNKLTAFPLELYEAPGGPRNLSFLDLSYNRLSELPVQSLLALTRRGGIYLQGNPLVCDCAALALLEYWVWKQYRPLVDFRGEYPCKEGVGPGFHCQRQGVPDVPLELQMYQVEPGNWLRVPCPGLTLPVPEGQIVFWLTPTTALNSSAPQPSAHLTVLPNGTLEIQAALIEDSGTYACVASRGRHYGPGESPEVAVVVGNLSGTSGGGLAHRSSAEHFNTAFTTLASCVVSIILVLLYLYLTPCRCRGGGGSRGCGGRAIILCSDPREAESGQRRSNGKRVAFMEPQAEDSCIGDPKTPAVNLDHITTEGILKNGSRTVEQTFTDASQKV from the coding sequence ATGCGTCCCGTTGCGTCAGAGCTTTCAGGCAGGACCGGCGTTGGAGGCAGCTGCTGCCGCCCGGCCGCGCTGCTCCTCCTGTGTCTTGGCTTTCTTCCCTGGGTGGCCGGTTGCCCGTCCGAATGCCTCTGCGCCAGCGATATCGTTTCCTGCAGCGGCCGCAATCTGTCCGCGCTGCCCTTTGATCTCCCGAGCTACGCCACGCGGCTGGACCTGAGCCATAACACCCTCACTGCCTTGCAAACCGACTGGCTTTCTCAGCCGTTCGGCCGGCTGGCCACGCTGGTCCTCGGCAAGAACCGCATAAGCCGAGTCGAGGCGAATGCGTTCGCTTCGGCgccacgcctcctccacctggacctcGCCTCCAACAGACTGACAGTGCTGAATTCGTCCGTCTTCGCTGGGTTGAAGGAGctcaaagagctgctgctgtttggtaaCCAGATTGTGGAGATCAACCCGGAATCCTTCAGGGACCTTCACAGCCTGCAGAGGCTCTACCTCTCTTCAAACAAGCTGACGGCCTTCCCCCTGGAGCTTTACGAGGCGCCCGGAGGGCCGCGGAACCTCAGCTTCCTCGACCTGTCGTACAACAGGCTGTCCGAGTTGCCGGTTCAGAGCCTGCTGGCTCTCACACGCAGAGGAGGAATTTATTTGCAGGGGAACCCTTTGGTCTGCGACTGTGCTGCGCTGGCCTTGTTGGAGTACTGGGTCTGGAAGCAGTACCGCCCTCTGGTGGATTTCAGAGGTGAATATCCATGTAAGGAAGGCGTGGGACCGGGGTTCCACTGTCAGCGGCAAGGAGTGCCGGACGTACCGTTGGAGCTACAGATGTACCAGGTGGAGCCTGGGAACTGGTTGAGAGTGCCATGTCCAGGGTTGACTTTACCAGTACCGGAGGGGCAGATCGTGTTCTGGCTTACCCCTACAACAGCACTAAATTCCTCTGCTCCCCAACCAAGTGCCCACTTAACAGTTCTTCCCAACGGGACCCTTGAAATCCAAGCGGCCCTGATAGAAGACTCTGGTACGTATGCGTGCGTGGCGTCCCGCGGTCGCCACTATGGCCCCGGTGAATCCCCCGAGGTCGCCGTGGTGGTGGGGAACCTGAGCGGTACCTCCGGCGGCGGCCTGGCCCACCGTAGCAGCGCGGAGCACTTCAACACGGCGTTCACCACCCTGGCTTCCTGCGTGGTCAGCATCATCCTGGTGCTGCTGTACTTGTACCTCACCCCCTGCCGCtgccggggcggcggcggctccagaGGCTGCGGCGGACGGGCAATAATCCTCTGCTCGGACCCCAGGGAGGCGGAGTCGGGACAGCGGCGGTCCAACGGGAAGAGGGTCGCCTTCATGGAGCCTCAGGCCGAGGATTCCTGTATCGGCGATCCGAAAACACCGGCGGTGAACTTGGATCACATCACCACCGAGGGAATTCTCAAAAACGGAAGCAGGACAGTGGAGCAGACCTTCACAGACGCTTCTCAGAAAGTATag